The Pseudomonadota bacterium nucleotide sequence AAGTTTGATCTAGTTGTTGTCCCAGATATCGTGGGGAATCGCGCACGCCGTGACGTGCTGTCAGCGAGGGAGGCTGATCATGGGAGCAACAATGGACCCGAAGACGTTTCGCGAAAGGCTGTCGGAGGGCCGCATGGACCGCCGCGACCTTCACCGCACATTGGCCGCGGTCGGGCTGAGTATGGTCGCCGTGCCAATGATGTCAGGCGCCGCCCGCGCGGAAGACAAGGACAACCTCTTGGCCATGACATGGGCCGGTTATGAGATACCGGAGTTCGTCGGCGAGTATGTCGAGGAACACGGTGCCCAGCCCGAGTACAGCATCTTCGCGACGCAGGATGAGGCGCTGGCCAAGATCCGCGCCGGCTTTGCCCCGGATACGGTGCATCTGTGCACCACCAAGACGCAGAAGTTCGCCGACGCCGAGGTCATCAAACCGATCGATCTGGAGCGGGTGCCGCGCTGGAACGACTTGTGGCCGCGCCTGCGCGAGATGAAGGGCGTCAAGCTCGATGACGGCGAGGTCTACATGGTGCCCGTGGATTGGGGCAGCTCGTCCTTCTGCTATCGCACGGACGTGTTCGAAGGCGAGGGTGAGGAGACTTGGGCATGGTTGTTCGACGATCGCTATGCCGGGCGGGTGGCCATGCAGGACGCGATCATGAGCATCGTCGCCGCCGGGCTCGTCGCTGGCTACGACAACCCCTATGTCATGCCGGTCGACGACCTGCCGGAGCTTAAAGACAAACTGGTCGATCAACGCGAGAGCGGCATCGTTCGGTTCTATTGGGAGTCGCCGACCGAGTACGTCAATGCGCTCGCCAACGGCGAAGTCGACATCGCGATGTGTTGGGCCAACGGTGCGATCGAACTGCAGAACCAGGGTATCCCCGTCAAGTACGCCAATCCGAAGGAAGGTGTCGTGACATGGGTGTGCGGCGTCAGCATCTCGGCCAACGGCGAAGCGGACGACGAACTGGTCTATGACTT carries:
- a CDS encoding extracellular solute-binding protein; the encoded protein is MGATMDPKTFRERLSEGRMDRRDLHRTLAAVGLSMVAVPMMSGAARAEDKDNLLAMTWAGYEIPEFVGEYVEEHGAQPEYSIFATQDEALAKIRAGFAPDTVHLCTTKTQKFADAEVIKPIDLERVPRWNDLWPRLREMKGVKLDDGEVYMVPVDWGSSSFCYRTDVFEGEGEETWAWLFDDRYAGRVAMQDAIMSIVAAGLVAGYDNPYVMPVDDLPELKDKLVDQRESGIVRFYWESPTEYVNALANGEVDIAMCWANGAIELQNQGIPVKYANPKEGVVTWVCGVSISANGEADDELVYDFIDAMLAPESGVYMIEGYGQGHSNTKAFDMVAPERLAELGFANPSEMMDTSVFSTASPAREAFESVWEEVKLGM